A DNA window from Sylvia atricapilla isolate bSylAtr1 chromosome 6, bSylAtr1.pri, whole genome shotgun sequence contains the following coding sequences:
- the PROX2 gene encoding LOW QUALITY PROTEIN: prospero homeobox protein 2 (The sequence of the model RefSeq protein was modified relative to this genomic sequence to represent the inferred CDS: deleted 2 bases in 2 codons; substituted 1 base at 1 genomic stop codon) produces MSSSHHGKQENESVSPERSERTRRRCLRGIPDSRGLPRHRGMRRLRKALGELPAWRFLSGXFPGEIVFAGEQECHGNLGEKKSLAPCLENCCMKSCFLLFLQFHTTSRLKHQTSGKPASLSRQEEDTMDSRTGFEQDRDCVTSGHGQGLKFEPCFQTDSLLPSPNASLTPQLLSHTVAGRNLDPTILFASSQAVPLPHDYKCGARPGEEVQALASPRPRAPALVPCAGDGDQLSNQHPREQLCEQHLRAKRARVESIIQGMSLPPTSQAFDTSLEAAFSHDRERGGEMPQESKRKPRVPQQGVGAAGRVAPTGGSSHAKGCQQLKEQLCFLEQQLRWLQEKFYQVCGSEDAARTQEDSERVQPLPGKPEDRLNKDGATATSNPCKVPVRGSVLEVCGLEEAEGRGDTGGLPSAVRVLSQALKHELAVVTSQVVDSVLKAVWPKADSHIQKQHRSLPMLGPGARREHSAAGKCRKSLAKPSPMNAPGSLGSPQAEVLPGASGKSPGSYAGSKGVRKSSRVPSMGYSLGSATPVQHSQLLSQLLGYRQHSLWGSDSHESPSALERGCPEPLNLHWGTVKLRSSTVRQQQHHALPLSPANMESLALLPAGRDGHSEVPAANNGAPFASTHMQEALTPGHLKKAKLMFFFTRYPSSTLLKTYFLDVQFSRCITSQLIKWFSNFREFYYIQVEKFARQALLEGVVDACTLQVSRDSELFRALNMHYNKGNDFEVPGRFLEVASLTLQEFFSAVRAGKDADPSWKKPIYKIISKLDSDIPEGFKAGCSQELLHS; encoded by the exons ATGAGCTCATCTCACCACGGCAAACAGGAAAATGAGTCCGTAA GCCCTGAGCGCAGCGAGAGGACGCGCCGGCGCTGCCTCCGCGGCATCCCGGATTCCCGGGGATTGCCCCGGCACAGAGGGATGCGCCGGCTGCGGAAGGCTCTGGGGGAATTGCC TGCCTGGAGGTTTCTGTCTGGGTGATTCCCTGGTGAAATAGTT TTTGCAGGGGAGCAGGAATGCCATGGaaatctggga gaaaaaaaatctctggcCCCGTGCTTGGAAAACTGCTGTATGAAGTCCTGTTTCTTGCTCTTTCTCCAGTTCCACACCACTAGCAGGCTGAAACATCAAACATCTGGGAAGCCTGCCAGTCTGTCCAGGCAGGAAGAGGATACGATGGACAGCAGGACTGGCTTCGAGCAGGACAGAGACTGTGTCACTTCAGGGCATGGCCAGGGCCTGAAATTTGAGCCCTGTTTCCAGACTGACTCTCTCTTGCCTTCCCCCAACGCATCTCTAACACCACAGCTCCTCAGCCACACAGTGGCTGGCAGGAACCTGGATCCCACCATCCTTTTTGCTTCCTCCCAGGCAGTGCCCCTGCCTCATGACTACAAATGTGGTGCACGTCCTGGAGAAGAAGTGCAAGCCCTGGCTTCTCCCAGGCCCCGTGCCCCAGCtcttgtgccctgtgctggtgaTGGGGACCAGCTCTCCAACCAGCACCCACGGGAGCAGCTCTGCGAGCAGCACCTACGAGCCAAGAGGGCCAGGGTGGAAAGCATCATCCAGGGCATGAGCCTCCCACCAACCTCTCAGGCATTTGACACCAGCCTGGAGGCAGCTTTCAGCCATGACAGGGAAAGGGGTGGTGAGATGCCTCAGGAGAGCAAGAGGAAGCCAAGGGTGCCCCAGCAGGGCGTGGGGGCAGCTGGACGAGTGGCTCCCACCGGGGGCAGTTCCCATGCCaagggctgccagcagctgaaagagcagctctgctttttaGAGCAGCAGTTGAGGTGGCTTCAGGAGAAGTTCTACCAAGTCTGTGGCTCTGAGGATGCTGCCCGAACCCAGGAAGATTCTGAGAGAGTGCAGCCACTGCCTGGAAAACCTGAAGACAGACTGAACAAGGACGGTGCCACCGCCACCAGCAACCCATGCAAAGTGCCTGTCAGGGGGAGTGTCCTGGAGGTGtgtgggctggaggaggctgagggcagaggTGACACGGGTGGCCTGCCCTCGGCAGTGAGGGTACTCTCACAGGCACTGAAGCACGAGCTGGCTGTGGTTACATCCCAGGTAGTGGACTCTGTCCTCAAGGCTGTTTGGCCAAAGGCAGACAGCCACATCCAGAAGCAGCACCGCAGCCTTCCGATGCTGGGGCCAGGTGCCAGGAGAGAGCATTCTGCTGCTGGCAAATGCAGAAAGTCACTTGCTAAGCCATCTCCCATGAATGCACCAGGCTCCCTGGGCTCACCCCAGGCTGAGGTCCTGCCGGGAGCTTCAGGGAAGAGCCCAGGCTCTTATGCTGGCTCAAAAGGGGTCAGAAAATCCTCTCGGGTACCCAGCATGGGTTATTCACTGGGCTCAGCCACCCctgtccagcacagccagctgctgAGCCAGCTGTTGGGGtacaggcagcacagcctctggGGCAGTGACTCTCATGAGAGCCCATCTGCTCTGGAGAGGGGCTGTCCAGAGCCCCTCAACTTACACTGGGGAACTGTTAAACTGAGGTCATCGACtgtgagacagcagcagcaccatgccctgcccctgagccctgccAACATGGagagcctggcactgctgccagctggcaGGGATGGCCACAGCGAGGTGCCAGCTGCAAACAATGGAGCACCCTTTGCCTCAACCCAT ATGCAGGAGGCGCTGACCCCTGGGCACCTGAAGAAGGCCAAGCTGATGTTTTTCTTCACCCGCTACCCCAGCTCCACCCTGCTGAAGACCTACTTCCTTGATGTGCAG TTCAGCCGCTGCATCACCTCCCAGCTCATCAAGTGGTTCAGCAACTTCCGTGAGTTTTACTACATCCAGGTGGAGAAGTTTGCCCGGCAGGCCCTGCTGGAGGGTGTTGTGGACGCTTGCACCCTCCAGGTCTCCCGGGATTCAGAGCTCTTCCGTGCCCTCAACATGCACTACAACAAGGGGAATGACTTTGAG gtgccagggcGGTTCCTGGAGGTGGCCAGCCTGACACTGCAGGAGTTCTTCAGTGCCGTCAGAGCAGGCAAGGATGCCGACCCCTCCTGGAAGAAACccatttacaaaattatttccaaactGGACAGTGATATCCCAGAAGGGTTCAaagctggctgctcccaggaatTGCTCCACAGCTGA